A single region of the Halopiger xanaduensis SH-6 genome encodes:
- a CDS encoding BGTF surface domain-containing protein yields the protein MDNSSVTDDGETDTDYFMVEEKSDFGDVTTQIAPADDELTGDDFEEATLTDSDTVADGDHLLLSIENFGHEGALSNHTDGDLSSADGQSLSTFFQDVGVNMTIEDPSPNADNELDLDDFTVSGTSLEDYDGDLVVALEYQGDDDFDTDQSYDLTYTVTEDNPFVSDEDEEVEIENEFTIEEGELSLDDANEEVPNSEDAEITGTTNAAPGSEVDTSVRASGTFTESEDVEVASDGTFTATYDFSEYDTGTEFTIEAENTDVDGEDEQDAVLVEAGQPDINIDTSAPGEVTVGDDASLDVTVSNDGGAAEEVEIGVDIADEPVASENVTLEPGDEWSESYDFDTSEAGDVSWGVTAGDESASGTLTVAEETPDDSGSEDSGSEDSGSEDSGSEDSGSDDDGESSDGTPGFGVAVAAIALLAAAMLALRRQD from the coding sequence ATGGACAACTCGTCCGTAACCGACGACGGCGAAACCGATACGGACTACTTCATGGTTGAAGAGAAGTCCGACTTCGGTGACGTGACGACGCAGATCGCACCGGCTGACGACGAACTCACCGGTGACGACTTCGAAGAAGCGACGCTCACGGACAGCGATACCGTCGCTGACGGCGACCACCTGCTCCTGAGCATCGAGAACTTCGGCCACGAAGGTGCACTGTCCAACCACACTGATGGCGATCTGTCAAGTGCAGATGGTCAGTCGCTGAGCACCTTCTTCCAGGATGTCGGCGTTAACATGACGATCGAGGACCCCAGCCCGAACGCTGATAACGAGCTGGACCTCGATGACTTCACCGTTTCCGGAACGAGTCTCGAGGACTACGACGGTGACCTCGTCGTTGCTCTCGAGTACCAGGGAGACGATGACTTCGACACCGACCAGTCGTACGACCTCACGTACACGGTGACCGAGGACAACCCCTTCGTCAGCGATGAGGACGAAGAGGTTGAAATCGAGAACGAGTTCACGATCGAAGAGGGCGAACTGAGCCTCGACGACGCGAACGAGGAAGTCCCGAACTCGGAAGACGCTGAAATCACCGGCACGACCAACGCGGCGCCCGGTAGCGAAGTCGACACGTCCGTTCGCGCCTCCGGTACGTTCACGGAGTCCGAAGACGTTGAAGTCGCCAGTGACGGTACGTTCACCGCCACCTACGACTTCAGCGAGTACGACACGGGCACCGAGTTCACGATCGAAGCCGAGAACACTGACGTTGACGGCGAGGACGAGCAGGACGCAGTCCTCGTCGAAGCCGGTCAGCCTGACATCAACATCGACACTTCCGCGCCTGGCGAAGTCACCGTTGGTGACGACGCGTCGCTCGACGTGACCGTCTCCAACGACGGTGGCGCCGCCGAGGAAGTCGAGATCGGTGTCGACATCGCTGACGAACCCGTCGCCAGCGAGAACGTCACTCTCGAGCCCGGCGACGAGTGGAGCGAGAGCTACGACTTCGACACTTCGGAAGCTGGCGACGTCAGCTGGGGCGTCACTGCTGGTGACGAATCCGCCAGTGGCACCCTGACCGTTGCTGAAGAGACGCCTGACGACAGCGGCTCCGAGGACAGCGGCTCCGAGGACAGCGGCTCCGAGGACAGCGGCTCCGAGGACAGCGGCTCCGACGATGATGGCGAGTCCAGCGACGGTACGCCCGGCTTCGGCGTTGCTGTCGCCGCAATCGCCCTGCTCGCAGCCGCCATGCTGGCCCTGCGCCGTCAGGACTAA
- a CDS encoding oligosaccharyl transferase, archaeosortase A system-associated translates to MSTDTEHVEEESDTSSALATWRNWYHFPIIGAVMLFMFWLRTQSFDRFTTGDGTPALAGIDSWYHWRTIQWTAENYPHTMPYEIWTGFPEGNYVGQFGTLFDQLIVTAAMIVGLGDPSAQTLYTVSLLSIPLMAALVAIPVFYMGRRLGGTLGGIISIIILALSRGQFLSRSTVGQLDHHVGEALFMAIAVLAMMVALTVGEREKPIYELIADKDWQPLRTPALYSVLAGLALSLYIWVWPSGVVLVGIFGAFFAVQLCLDYLRGVSPDHIAFVGAVSLGVTTLVTAILIERPGFGTTNFSYLQPLLALSVAVGCLFMAWLAREWNNRSIDRRYYPAAVVGIGAGALALIWLVLPDLYSTLVGNLTGRLLPVGASESALTVQEVQPPDNYFNHVFSESGSAFYTMLIGLVFLAIRPLFGRKFRAEHTLVIVWSLFLISMAAAQVRFSYYLVLAIAVVNAAFVAEVVRLFDLDLTKRLESVRQLETYQVLTVVIVVLLLFAPLLPPIATATAWGSAESVGPNSDAMTWEEANHWLEGNTPEPGDWADANNTDELEYYGTYEYPEDGDYDYPKGSYGVISWWDYGHLITTQGERIPHSNPFQQNARSSSAFLTATSEERAELILDAIAAGESPTDESNEQLEQLAADTNDSGEDVRYVMIDDQMAGGKFSAMTAFTGPGYSNYYDTKEYEFNGEQQQVAGPNENYYNTTTASLYLQDANEMEHYRLVHENDDYAVVGGMQRGQQLLPHYSIPLEMGWSNQTAAIQANLADARENDEIDQSLGIPVWDAHLTSTVKTFERVEGATITGTVDDQSIVENATVTAAVELETDPGRTFTYEQEASVNEDGSFELTVPYATNDELSVEDGYTNSSVEALSDYVVSVEQPGEQDLGVTEYQGQTEVTESAIVDGETVSVDLEEVELEDPTDGNSSNESGSNGTNGDSTDDTEENNSADNEPASSVDSVAPIATEPAV, encoded by the coding sequence ATGAGCACGGATACCGAACACGTCGAGGAGGAGTCCGATACGTCCTCCGCCCTCGCGACGTGGCGAAACTGGTATCACTTCCCTATTATCGGGGCCGTGATGCTGTTTATGTTCTGGTTGCGGACCCAGTCGTTCGATCGGTTCACGACTGGCGATGGAACTCCTGCGTTGGCGGGAATCGACTCGTGGTACCACTGGCGAACGATCCAGTGGACCGCGGAAAACTATCCGCACACGATGCCGTACGAGATCTGGACTGGCTTCCCGGAAGGGAATTACGTCGGCCAGTTCGGTACGCTCTTCGATCAACTGATCGTCACGGCGGCGATGATCGTTGGGCTCGGCGATCCGTCCGCCCAAACGCTGTACACGGTGTCGCTGCTTTCGATTCCGCTCATGGCGGCGCTCGTCGCAATTCCCGTCTTCTACATGGGACGACGCCTCGGCGGGACGCTTGGCGGCATCATCTCGATCATCATTCTCGCGCTTTCCCGCGGACAGTTCCTCTCGCGATCGACCGTCGGCCAGCTCGACCACCACGTCGGTGAGGCGCTGTTTATGGCGATTGCGGTCCTCGCGATGATGGTCGCACTGACCGTCGGAGAGCGGGAGAAACCGATCTACGAACTGATCGCGGATAAGGACTGGCAGCCGCTTCGTACGCCTGCCCTCTATAGCGTCCTTGCCGGACTCGCGCTCTCGCTTTACATCTGGGTTTGGCCGTCTGGCGTCGTACTCGTCGGTATCTTCGGCGCATTCTTCGCCGTGCAACTCTGTCTCGATTATCTCCGCGGAGTCTCTCCAGACCATATCGCATTCGTCGGTGCGGTGAGTCTCGGCGTCACGACGCTCGTGACGGCGATACTGATCGAACGACCCGGATTTGGAACCACTAATTTCAGCTACCTTCAACCCCTCCTTGCACTCTCGGTCGCAGTCGGCTGTCTTTTCATGGCCTGGCTCGCCCGAGAGTGGAACAATCGAAGTATCGATCGTCGGTACTATCCCGCTGCAGTTGTCGGAATCGGTGCCGGCGCGCTGGCACTTATCTGGCTCGTACTCCCAGACCTCTACAGTACGCTCGTTGGAAACCTCACGGGGCGACTGCTGCCCGTCGGTGCATCCGAATCCGCACTGACCGTTCAAGAGGTCCAACCGCCGGACAACTATTTCAACCACGTCTTCTCCGAGTCAGGGAGTGCGTTCTACACGATGCTCATCGGTCTTGTCTTCCTCGCAATTCGACCACTCTTCGGCCGTAAATTCCGTGCCGAGCACACGCTCGTTATTGTTTGGTCGCTGTTCTTGATTAGTATGGCAGCGGCACAGGTTCGTTTCTCGTACTACCTCGTCCTCGCAATCGCCGTCGTTAACGCCGCGTTCGTCGCGGAGGTTGTACGACTCTTCGATCTCGATCTTACGAAGCGCCTTGAGTCGGTTAGACAACTCGAGACCTATCAAGTGCTCACAGTCGTCATCGTCGTCCTTCTGCTGTTCGCGCCGTTGCTGCCGCCGATCGCGACGGCAACCGCGTGGGGGAGCGCCGAATCCGTTGGACCGAACAGCGACGCGATGACGTGGGAGGAAGCGAACCACTGGCTCGAAGGAAACACGCCCGAGCCGGGTGACTGGGCGGACGCGAACAACACTGACGAACTCGAGTACTACGGTACCTACGAGTACCCGGAGGATGGCGATTACGACTATCCCAAAGGTTCGTACGGCGTGATCTCGTGGTGGGACTACGGACACCTGATTACGACCCAGGGCGAACGGATTCCCCACTCGAACCCTTTCCAACAAAATGCGAGATCGTCATCGGCGTTCTTGACGGCGACCTCCGAGGAGCGAGCCGAACTCATCCTCGACGCGATCGCCGCCGGTGAATCGCCGACCGACGAATCGAACGAGCAACTCGAGCAACTGGCTGCCGATACCAACGACAGCGGCGAAGACGTCCGGTACGTGATGATCGACGACCAGATGGCCGGCGGGAAGTTCAGCGCGATGACGGCCTTTACCGGACCCGGCTACAGTAACTACTACGACACGAAGGAATACGAGTTCAACGGCGAGCAACAACAGGTCGCCGGGCCGAACGAGAACTACTACAACACGACGACGGCGTCGCTGTACCTCCAGGACGCGAACGAAATGGAGCACTACCGCCTTGTCCACGAGAACGACGACTACGCAGTTGTCGGCGGAATGCAGAGAGGACAGCAACTCTTACCACACTATTCGATCCCGCTCGAAATGGGCTGGAGCAACCAGACGGCCGCGATACAGGCGAATCTCGCTGACGCGCGTGAGAACGACGAGATCGACCAGTCACTCGGGATCCCGGTGTGGGATGCGCATCTCACATCGACCGTCAAAACCTTCGAGCGCGTCGAGGGGGCAACGATTACCGGAACCGTCGACGACCAATCCATCGTCGAAAACGCGACTGTGACCGCAGCGGTCGAGCTCGAAACCGATCCCGGACGAACATTCACCTACGAACAGGAAGCTTCGGTTAATGAGGATGGAAGCTTCGAACTGACGGTGCCGTACGCGACGAACGACGAACTGAGCGTCGAGGACGGTTATACGAACAGTAGCGTCGAAGCGCTCAGCGACTACGTCGTTTCGGTCGAGCAGCCCGGTGAACAGGATCTTGGCGTTACCGAGTATCAGGGACAGACCGAAGTCACTGAGTCCGCAATCGTCGACGGTGAGACGGTTTCCGTCGATCTCGAGGAGGTCGAACTCGAAGATCCAACCGACGGAAACTCGAGTAATGAGAGCGGAAGCAACGGAACTAACGGAGATAGTACCGACGACACGGAAGAGAACAACTCCGCTGACAATGAACCGGCCAGCTCGGTCGATTCGGTTGCACCGATAGCTACCGAACCAGCCGTATAG
- the aglG gene encoding glucosyl-dolichyl phosphate glucuronosyltransferase produces MDVSVVLCTYDTDAYDDFCEAATSVLEQTYDDVELVVVVDGTDAVHERVLEDFGDRDDVVVHCNDKNMGLLASRNRGAELATGDVVAFIDDDAVADEQWLESLVDAYEEKNAIAAGGKMTPRWTADHPDFLPEEFYWLVGVTHRGFADGPGEVRNTFGSNISFRRDVFLNLEGFDTDIGGRKGDKNLQGGETELCARMQRKYGRGVWYVPEAEVEHKVFRYRTDPTWLLERAFWQGYSKRAMETLVPDSSNEESEFLGKLLLKYVPERTRRLTDDPSIGRATRLLALFVFTAVVGVGYLYGVVRYR; encoded by the coding sequence ATGGACGTTTCGGTCGTGCTCTGTACTTACGACACCGACGCGTACGACGACTTCTGCGAGGCCGCGACGAGCGTCCTCGAGCAGACGTACGACGACGTGGAACTCGTCGTCGTCGTCGACGGCACCGACGCCGTACACGAACGCGTGCTCGAGGATTTCGGCGATCGAGACGACGTCGTTGTTCACTGTAACGACAAGAATATGGGGCTGCTGGCGAGCCGAAATCGCGGCGCCGAACTTGCTACCGGTGACGTTGTCGCCTTCATCGATGACGATGCCGTCGCGGACGAACAGTGGCTCGAGTCGCTCGTGGACGCGTACGAGGAAAAGAACGCGATCGCAGCGGGCGGAAAAATGACGCCACGGTGGACGGCCGATCATCCCGACTTTCTCCCCGAGGAGTTCTACTGGCTCGTTGGCGTGACCCACCGCGGCTTCGCTGATGGGCCAGGGGAGGTCCGGAACACGTTCGGCTCGAATATCTCATTTCGTCGTGACGTCTTTCTGAATCTCGAGGGCTTCGATACGGATATCGGCGGCCGAAAGGGCGACAAAAACCTGCAGGGAGGGGAGACGGAACTGTGCGCGCGGATGCAACGGAAGTACGGGCGCGGCGTCTGGTACGTTCCCGAGGCCGAAGTCGAGCACAAGGTCTTCCGATATCGAACCGATCCGACGTGGCTCCTTGAGCGAGCATTTTGGCAAGGATATTCGAAACGCGCGATGGAAACGCTCGTTCCGGACTCGAGCAACGAGGAGAGCGAGTTTCTCGGCAAGCTCCTCCTGAAATACGTACCCGAGAGGACGCGGCGGCTCACGGATGATCCGAGCATCGGACGGGCGACCCGACTCCTCGCGCTGTTCGTCTTCACAGCCGTCGTTGGGGTTGGATATCTGTACGGGGTTGTTCGATACCGATGA
- a CDS encoding glycosyltransferase, with translation MTATRPSTAVLWLTPDKPEDISVGRRRIADHLEESGVDVTLRGTTPKTVLQSLRDAGQYDVVAGTTRAGAIAGTAIKLATGTPLIVDHIDPIRQFETNNPRWLAEIVRRLENVAFRVADRVLYVYDEETPRVGRFGTVTKTALGVDFDRFAYPDPEVVERAESALEGTVAENVAIYVGGLEPIYHIRDLLAAATQLDESWTLLVLGTGSLSEQIERAAAAHENIVYPGTVPHEDIPGYLRAADVGVCLVDDPHTLKVLEYGAAGLPTVQVRGRAEERFDGLVEFCDPTPDSIARAIERAEEETDSMRGKQSMTTELQSFAREFDWAEIAETYKNTITNLK, from the coding sequence ATGACTGCCACGCGTCCTTCGACGGCCGTCCTCTGGCTGACGCCCGATAAACCGGAAGATATCAGCGTTGGCCGTCGGCGTATCGCCGATCATCTCGAGGAGAGCGGCGTCGACGTAACACTCAGGGGCACCACGCCGAAGACAGTCCTGCAGTCGCTTCGTGACGCCGGTCAGTACGACGTCGTCGCCGGAACGACGCGTGCGGGCGCTATCGCGGGTACGGCAATCAAACTCGCGACTGGCACTCCGCTAATCGTCGACCACATCGATCCGATCCGACAGTTCGAAACGAACAATCCGCGCTGGCTCGCAGAGATCGTCCGTCGACTCGAGAATGTGGCCTTCCGCGTCGCCGATCGCGTTCTCTACGTCTACGACGAGGAAACGCCCCGGGTCGGACGGTTCGGAACGGTGACGAAGACTGCTCTCGGGGTCGACTTTGATCGGTTCGCATATCCGGATCCCGAAGTCGTCGAACGAGCCGAATCGGCGCTCGAGGGGACAGTAGCGGAGAACGTGGCGATCTACGTCGGCGGCCTCGAGCCGATCTACCACATCCGCGACCTGCTCGCTGCGGCGACGCAGCTCGACGAGAGTTGGACGCTGCTGGTCCTCGGGACGGGATCACTGTCGGAGCAGATCGAACGAGCAGCGGCCGCCCACGAAAACATCGTCTATCCGGGAACGGTTCCCCACGAGGACATTCCGGGCTATCTCCGCGCCGCCGACGTCGGCGTCTGTCTCGTTGACGATCCGCACACGCTGAAAGTACTCGAGTACGGTGCGGCAGGATTGCCGACGGTTCAGGTTCGGGGTCGTGCAGAAGAGCGGTTCGACGGCCTTGTCGAGTTTTGCGATCCGACGCCGGACAGTATCGCCCGCGCGATCGAGCGCGCCGAGGAGGAAACCGATTCGATGAGGGGGAAACAATCGATGACAACTGAACTCCAGTCGTTCGCGCGCGAGTTCGACTGGGCCGAGATCGCCGAGACGTATAAGAATACCATCACAAATCTGAAATAA
- a CDS encoding sulfatase — protein sequence MEDVVLVTVDSLRADHVGWHGYERETTPNLDALAKRSHTCTNAFAHACSTRPSFPSILTSSYALMYGGYERISPERTLISEVFDEAGYRTAGFHSNLYLSADFDYDRGFDEFYDSKTDPSATARLRQFVKDQLDSDGLVYQTLARAFETAEETAGVNIGSAYVSADEITDHALEWAESVTDDGPRFLWVHYMDVHHPYVPPERHQRAFRDEPIGERRAIQLRRKMIESPEDVTESELEDIIDLYDAEIRFTDEQISRLIDTVRERWGDVTALVTADHGEEFLDHGQFSHYATFYDEVLHVPLLYDDSSGDGEEHDDLVGLLDVTPTLVESAGLEQPPNFYGESLQSLFDGDGWSREHIIGDWENTNSGEQRFSYRDREWKYIRTGDGEELYDLTADPDERENVVDTEPEILEHARSVIDDHRQEVAATETDIGDVHMDDTVKERLRDLGYQE from the coding sequence ATGGAGGACGTTGTTCTCGTCACCGTCGACTCGTTGCGCGCGGATCACGTCGGATGGCACGGCTACGAGCGAGAGACGACGCCGAACTTGGACGCTCTCGCCAAGCGGAGCCACACCTGCACGAACGCGTTCGCCCACGCCTGCAGCACGCGGCCGTCCTTCCCGTCGATCCTCACGTCGTCGTACGCCCTCATGTACGGCGGCTATGAGCGGATCTCGCCGGAGCGAACGCTGATTTCGGAAGTCTTCGACGAGGCCGGCTACCGGACGGCCGGCTTCCACTCGAACCTGTATCTCAGCGCCGATTTCGACTACGACCGCGGGTTCGACGAGTTCTACGACTCGAAGACGGATCCGTCGGCGACCGCGCGGCTCCGGCAGTTCGTTAAGGACCAACTGGACTCGGACGGCCTGGTGTACCAGACGCTCGCTCGAGCGTTCGAAACCGCCGAGGAAACCGCCGGCGTGAACATCGGCTCGGCCTACGTCAGCGCCGACGAGATCACCGACCACGCGCTCGAGTGGGCCGAGTCAGTCACCGACGACGGCCCCCGGTTCCTGTGGGTACACTACATGGACGTCCACCACCCGTACGTCCCGCCGGAACGCCACCAGCGCGCCTTCCGCGACGAGCCGATCGGCGAGCGGCGGGCGATCCAGCTCCGGCGCAAGATGATCGAGTCGCCCGAGGACGTCACCGAGTCGGAACTCGAGGACATCATTGACCTTTACGACGCGGAGATTCGGTTTACCGACGAGCAGATCAGCCGGTTGATCGACACCGTCCGCGAGCGGTGGGGCGACGTCACCGCGCTCGTCACCGCCGACCACGGCGAGGAGTTTCTCGACCACGGCCAGTTCAGCCACTACGCGACCTTCTACGACGAAGTGCTCCACGTCCCGCTGCTGTACGACGACAGCTCCGGAGATGGAGAAGAACACGATGACCTCGTCGGGCTCCTCGACGTGACGCCGACGCTCGTCGAGAGCGCGGGCCTCGAGCAGCCGCCGAACTTCTACGGGGAGAGCCTGCAATCCCTGTTCGACGGTGACGGCTGGTCTCGAGAGCACATCATCGGCGACTGGGAGAACACGAACTCGGGCGAGCAACGCTTCTCATACCGCGATCGGGAGTGGAAGTACATCCGAACCGGGGATGGCGAAGAACTGTACGATTTGACGGCCGATCCCGACGAACGGGAGAACGTCGTCGACACCGAGCCGGAAATCCTCGAGCACGCGCGAAGCGTCATCGACGATCACCGCCAGGAGGTCGCCGCGACCGAGACCGACATCGGCGACGTTCACATGGACGACACCGTCAAAGAACGACTGCGGGACCTCGGCTACCAGGAGTAA
- a CDS encoding glycosyltransferase family 2 protein produces MAAQTPLVSVIVPTYNRPERLVRSLESIAEQTYDELEIVVVDDCSETPASEAIEPLRDEFPYELVVIRHDENRGANAARNTGIREASGEFLAFLDDDDEWAPSKVRRQVAAFRRAPEDVGLVYTALQLVDDDGEEIRTTDASVSGDVTRTLLCRNAIGSFSCVMVRNAAVDDAGLLDEEFPSWQDLDWYIRISEEWRVEAIPEPLVTNHAGSHDRITDDLESLIQETYPRFLWKHRPRAASYGRFFERKMRAWAAFRVGAWYALPAGQYETAQRFVRRAIALYPLEPQFFLYAALAAGGEPANSAFETVKRSIPH; encoded by the coding sequence ATGGCCGCGCAAACGCCGCTCGTGAGCGTCATCGTCCCGACGTACAACCGCCCCGAGCGACTGGTGCGCTCGCTCGAGAGTATCGCGGAGCAGACCTACGACGAACTCGAGATCGTCGTCGTCGACGACTGCTCGGAAACGCCGGCTTCGGAGGCCATCGAGCCGCTGCGCGACGAGTTCCCGTACGAGCTCGTCGTCATCAGACACGACGAAAACCGGGGCGCGAACGCGGCCCGAAACACGGGCATCCGCGAGGCGTCAGGGGAGTTCCTCGCCTTCCTCGACGACGACGACGAGTGGGCGCCGTCGAAGGTGCGCCGTCAAGTGGCGGCGTTTCGGCGCGCACCCGAGGACGTGGGGCTCGTCTATACCGCCCTTCAACTCGTCGACGACGACGGCGAGGAGATCCGAACGACGGACGCATCGGTTAGCGGCGACGTGACGCGGACGCTCCTCTGCCGGAACGCCATCGGGTCGTTCTCCTGCGTAATGGTCCGGAACGCCGCCGTCGACGACGCCGGCCTCCTCGACGAGGAGTTCCCGAGCTGGCAGGATCTGGACTGGTACATCCGCATATCCGAGGAGTGGCGCGTCGAAGCGATCCCCGAACCGCTGGTCACGAACCACGCCGGGAGCCACGACCGGATCACCGACGACCTCGAGTCGCTAATACAGGAGACGTATCCGCGATTCCTCTGGAAGCATCGACCTCGAGCGGCCTCGTATGGACGATTCTTCGAGCGCAAGATGCGCGCGTGGGCCGCGTTCCGGGTCGGCGCGTGGTACGCGCTTCCGGCCGGCCAGTACGAAACTGCGCAGCGATTCGTTCGGCGGGCAATCGCGCTGTACCCGCTGGAGCCGCAGTTCTTCCTCTACGCTGCGCTTGCAGCCGGCGGTGAGCCGGCGAACTCTGCGTTCGAGACGGTGAAGCGGTCGATTCCGCACTAG
- a CDS encoding PLP-dependent cysteine synthase family protein — MADDSDRTADENSVADGGYLEREEPRAETTGTPYQTGDPVLARIGETPLVDYPEPTEGGDILLKLEADNPTGSMKDRVALGMIRELEAKGQLEADDVVVEASSGNTAGAVALVTNRLGYDSVLTVPEGTSGQKIGYVRAFGSEIVECPDLESGDERHYRSTAERIAAERGGVWLDQYSTQLNPTVHYEWTGPELWQQAAGDLTHVVCPMGTGGTLSGIARYVKEQTSDVDIVGVDAEKSNISEAFYDRDPGTYDTDVEGLGKERELPTMWFDYIDEVRSVGDRRAFEEARRAAAEHGVLVGGSSGAAIAVAREVADDQPNARIAVIGCDGGEQYFDTVFAEGAMDTEASREEPASSYPE; from the coding sequence GTGGCCGACGATAGCGATCGAACAGCCGACGAAAACTCCGTCGCGGACGGCGGCTATCTCGAGCGAGAAGAACCGAGAGCTGAGACGACCGGAACCCCGTACCAGACGGGTGATCCGGTACTCGCCCGGATTGGCGAGACGCCGCTCGTCGACTACCCAGAACCGACAGAGGGCGGCGATATCCTCCTCAAACTGGAAGCCGACAACCCGACCGGTTCGATGAAGGACCGCGTCGCGCTCGGGATGATCCGCGAACTCGAGGCCAAAGGGCAACTCGAGGCGGACGACGTTGTGGTGGAAGCGTCCTCGGGGAACACCGCCGGTGCGGTCGCGCTGGTGACCAACCGACTCGGCTACGATAGCGTCCTGACGGTACCGGAGGGGACGAGCGGCCAGAAGATCGGCTACGTTCGGGCGTTCGGCAGCGAAATCGTCGAGTGTCCGGACCTCGAATCCGGCGACGAACGGCACTACCGCTCGACGGCCGAGCGGATCGCGGCGGAGCGAGGCGGCGTGTGGCTGGACCAGTACTCGACACAACTGAATCCGACCGTCCACTACGAGTGGACCGGCCCCGAACTGTGGCAGCAGGCGGCAGGGGATCTGACGCACGTCGTCTGTCCAATGGGGACCGGCGGCACGCTCTCCGGAATCGCAAGGTACGTGAAAGAGCAGACTTCGGACGTCGATATCGTCGGCGTCGACGCCGAAAAGTCGAATATTTCCGAAGCCTTCTACGACCGCGATCCGGGGACGTACGACACCGACGTTGAGGGCCTCGGAAAGGAACGCGAACTACCGACCATGTGGTTCGACTACATCGACGAGGTTCGCAGCGTCGGTGATCGGCGAGCGTTCGAAGAGGCTCGTCGAGCAGCCGCCGAACACGGCGTCCTCGTCGGCGGCTCCTCCGGCGCGGCGATCGCCGTCGCTCGAGAGGTCGCTGACGACCAGCCGAACGCACGTATCGCCGTGATCGGCTGCGACGGCGGCGAACAGTACTTCGATACCGTTTTCGCTGAGGGGGCGATGGATACGGAGGCGTCACGCGAGGAACCGGCCTCGTCATATCCCGAATAA